The Aminipila terrae nucleotide sequence CGATAGGAAGTATCAAATTAATAGCAACAAAAAAAGGCTGCTTATTTGACAGGCACATCTCGATGTAAGAGTATATATTATTGATATTGTCATAGCTCATGAGTATAGGAAATATACCAGACAGAAAATAAGCTAAAAACCCTAAAACAGGTATTGCCCAGAATCTTCTGAGATTTTCTTTTACCAGAGAGATGGAAACACTAAAATATGATGTTTTGAATTTCATTGTCAGCACCTCCTAATTCATAAATAAAAATTTCTTCCAGTGAAAGGGGCAGTATGTCAAACAGTACTGGATTACTTTCCAGTATTACCTGTTCTACCAACTGTCTTTTATCTTTGACAATCAGTAAATCTACCGTTCCCCGTGACTCCTGATGAAGAATATTCAAATGTTTATATGGGTTTTTGGGTTTATTTTTATAAGCTATCTGTATCTTATGTACATCCGATTTTAATTCATCCAGATCTCGTTCCATAACCATATGGCCCTTGGAGATAATGCCTATGGAATCACAGATGCCTTCCAGTTCTTTTAAATTGTGAGAGGAAACCAGAACGGTCATTTCTCTTTCAGCCACGTCTTCTACAATATATTTCCAGACTAACTTACGCACAATGGGGTCAAGACCGTCAATAGGTTCATCCAGAATGAGATACTCTGGCATAGACGCCATAGTTAATACAAATGCCGCCTGTTTTTGCATACCCTTTGAAAACTTTGCCAGTTTGTTTCGTTCACTAAGACCAAACTGGGTCACCATATGATTGTATCTTTCCTCATTCCAGTGCGGATAAAGGGACTTATAAAATTTGGACATTTCCTTCAGGTTATAGGTAGAGAAGAAAAACAGATCATCAGGGATGAATCCCATTTTCTGCTTTATATTTTTATTGTCAAAAACATCTTCGCCATCAATGGTAATCTGACCGGAGTCTGGTCGTATAATACCGGTTATATGCTTTATGATAGTAGTTTTCCCTGCGCCATTGGTGCCCACCAGACCATAAATAGATCCTTTGTTTACGTTAATATTTAAATCATTCAGGGCTTTAAACTGGTCAAAGTTTTTATTTACATCTATAACTTTAATCACTTATTGTCACCTCTTTCTTCAACGATCTGAAGAACCATTTTTTCTATTTCTTCTAAGTTTAAACCCAGAAAATATAATTCTCTGATATCATTTTTAATTCTCATCATAATTTCTTCTAACTGGACGGGATTAATAAAAGTTTCCCTTGGGGCGGCAACGAAAGTACCAAGTCCGGTAACGGTATAGATATAGCCTTGATATTCAAGCTCCCGATATGCCTTTTGAATTGTATTTGGGTTTACAGTCAGTACCTTAGACAATTCCCTGACTGAAGGCAATTTTTCTTCAGGCTTTAAAACTTCTGCGATAATTAGTTCTTTGAGGTTATCAACAACTTGTTCGTATATTGTTTTTCGGCTTTTTAAATCTAGTTGGAACATACAAAACACCTCCTTTTATAATACTACAGTGTACTATGCAAAATAGTACACTGTCAATTAGGAATCTTATTTATACTTGATTTTATTTTCATTACGTAATACAATAAAAAGTGAGTTTTTGTACATAAAGGAAAAAATGCAGTTTAACTGTATTAAAAAATATATTTAGCGCAAAAGGAGAAGGAGTTTATGTCAAAGTTAATAATCCCTGAGGGTTATACCCCGGTTATTGATTATATGGAGAGTCAGAGAGCTATTAAGAAGATTAAGGACTTTTTCCAGCAGGAACTGGCTTATGGCCTGAGCCTGAGAAGAGTTTCTGCACCACTTTTTGTTACACCAGAAAGTGGTCTGAACGATAACCTGAATGGAATTGAGAGAATCGTGAGTTTTACCCTGAAAGATATGGATGAAGCTGAAGTTGAAGTGGTTCAGTCATTGGCCAAGTGGAAGAGAATGGCCCTTGGAAAATACAACATTACACCTGGCAATGGTATTTATACAGATATGAATGCTATCCGAAGAGATGAAGAACTTGATAATCTTCATTCCGTATATGTTGACCAGTGGGACTGGGAGAAAACCATAACAAAAGAGCAGAGAACAGAAGCCTATCTGGAAGAAACCGTGGTAATAATTTATAATGCACTGAAGAACCTGGGCGACTACGTAAACAGATTATACAGAGGATTACAGACTGAGCTTCCAAATGAGATAACATTCATTAGTACACAGGAACTGGAAGACAGATGGCCTGACAAAACCCCTAAAGAAAGAGAAAATCTCATAGCTGAAGAAAAGAGAGCAGTCTTTATTAAGAAAATTGGAGGAAACCTGAAATCAGGCGAAAGGCATGATGGAAGAGCCCCAGACTATGATGACTGGGAATTAAATGGAGATATTATCCTATGGGATGAGGTCCTTAATATGGCTTTTGAGATTTCATCAATGGGCATCAGAGTAGATGAAGAAGCCATGGAAAGACAGCTGAAACTGGCAAATGCAGAAAACAGAAAAGAATTAGCTTTTCATAAAGCCATTTTAAATAAAGAAATGCCATATTCCATCGGTGGTGGTATAGGACAGAGCAGGCTGTGTATGTTCTTTTTAAGAAAAGCTCATATCGGAGAAGTTCAGGTATCTGTATGGCCTGAGGACATGATTAAGGAATGTAAGGAAAATAACATTTTCTTGTTATAGTCTTTTCCTTTATTTAAGAATAATAAGAATTTTTACAACCGTGATTTTAAAAGTGCAGTACTTTTAAAATCGCGGTTCCTTTTTTTGGTAATATATTCAGGATGTATATTTTGTCAGAATATGTTACAATTAAGTAGATTATAGAATAAAAAGAAAAGGTAGGAAAAGAGATGAAAATAAAGGGGAAAAGGGCAGCAGCAATATGTACCATGGTAGCATTAGCTATAAACATGATTCCATATACAGCATGTGCAGATGATAACATGAGTTATACAGACATAAGTGAAAATTTCACTACCGCGGGCTATTACAATCCACAGAACATTATTATTTCCCAGCCATATAACGGCTATAGCACAACCAGCAGTAAAGTCAGTATATTAGGTGCGGCGGATTATAACTATCCTGTTTATATGAATGGAACACAAATCGGAATGACGGAGCATGGATTTTTTGCAGTTTATACTAATTTAAAGATAGGAAATAATACTTTTACTTTTTCGAATAATGGAAAAAGTAAAAGTATAAACATAATAAGAAAAGCAGCGGCAAGTAACAGTGGTACCAGTACTGCAGGAAAGGGTGTTTCTTACTGGCCAAAAAGTCATAAGGCAAAATATGCGGTGGTAAAGGGACAAAATATATCCAGAATGAACACACCTGGTGGTGACAGTAAGAGTCTGATGATTCCTCTTGCTACGGGGACAACAGCACAAATCATAGGAGAAACCAGTAGTTTATACTGCTTATCAGATTATTCTTTGGTATATAAAAGCAATGTCACTGTAAGTGATGGTACTTTAGGCAAAAACGCAATCACAGCCATGAATTTAGTGGATGATAATGGTCATAATTGCACAGAATTGCAGTTTTCCATGAATCAGAAGGCACTATATAATCTGGAAATGGGGCAGCAAAGTGCCATTCTCACTGTATATAATACAAACCAGTCCGTAAAGAGTGAACTTCCTCCGAACCAGATGGTAAAAGATGTTCAGGTTCTGGAAAATGGCAGTAAGGGATACGCAAAATATCAGATAAACTTTCAGAAAAATGCACCTGTAAATGGTTATTATGTAGAGTTTTCGGATGGAAAAATGCTGGTTGGATTTAAGAAACTGCCAGCCATAACCGGCGACAGACTGGATGGAGTCCGTATACACATTGATGCAGGACATGGTGGTACGGATACTGGTGCCACAGGCCCAATGGCAGCCTTCGGCCCTCAGGAAAAGGACATTAATTTAGGGATTGCTTTATATGCAAAAAAGTATCTGGAGAACAAAGGCGCAACGGTAATAATGACAAGGACGGATGATTCTACCAAAGAACTTTCTGACCGTGCTGCAACGGTAGCGGCTGTCAAACCAGATTTCTCTTTGTCCATACATTGCAATTCAATGCCTGTAACAGCAGATTACAATAATGCAAAAGGATTTCTT carries:
- a CDS encoding ABC transporter ATP-binding protein, which encodes MIKVIDVNKNFDQFKALNDLNINVNKGSIYGLVGTNGAGKTTIIKHITGIIRPDSGQITIDGEDVFDNKNIKQKMGFIPDDLFFFSTYNLKEMSKFYKSLYPHWNEERYNHMVTQFGLSERNKLAKFSKGMQKQAAFVLTMASMPEYLILDEPIDGLDPIVRKLVWKYIVEDVAEREMTVLVSSHNLKELEGICDSIGIISKGHMVMERDLDELKSDVHKIQIAYKNKPKNPYKHLNILHQESRGTVDLLIVKDKRQLVEQVILESNPVLFDILPLSLEEIFIYELGGADNEIQNIIF
- a CDS encoding GntR family transcriptional regulator, giving the protein MFQLDLKSRKTIYEQVVDNLKELIIAEVLKPEEKLPSVRELSKVLTVNPNTIQKAYRELEYQGYIYTVTGLGTFVAAPRETFINPVQLEEIMMRIKNDIRELYFLGLNLEEIEKMVLQIVEERGDNK
- the asnA gene encoding aspartate--ammonia ligase, yielding MSKLIIPEGYTPVIDYMESQRAIKKIKDFFQQELAYGLSLRRVSAPLFVTPESGLNDNLNGIERIVSFTLKDMDEAEVEVVQSLAKWKRMALGKYNITPGNGIYTDMNAIRRDEELDNLHSVYVDQWDWEKTITKEQRTEAYLEETVVIIYNALKNLGDYVNRLYRGLQTELPNEITFISTQELEDRWPDKTPKERENLIAEEKRAVFIKKIGGNLKSGERHDGRAPDYDDWELNGDIILWDEVLNMAFEISSMGIRVDEEAMERQLKLANAENRKELAFHKAILNKEMPYSIGGGIGQSRLCMFFLRKAHIGEVQVSVWPEDMIKECKENNIFLL
- a CDS encoding N-acetylmuramoyl-L-alanine amidase family protein, whose amino-acid sequence is MKIKGKRAAAICTMVALAINMIPYTACADDNMSYTDISENFTTAGYYNPQNIIISQPYNGYSTTSSKVSILGAADYNYPVYMNGTQIGMTEHGFFAVYTNLKIGNNTFTFSNNGKSKSINIIRKAAASNSGTSTAGKGVSYWPKSHKAKYAVVKGQNISRMNTPGGDSKSLMIPLATGTTAQIIGETSSLYCLSDYSLVYKSNVTVSDGTLGKNAITAMNLVDDNGHNCTELQFSMNQKALYNLEMGQQSAILTVYNTNQSVKSELPPNQMVKDVQVLENGSKGYAKYQINFQKNAPVNGYYVEFSDGKMLVGFKKLPAITGDRLDGVRIHIDAGHGGTDTGATGPMAAFGPQEKDINLGIALYAKKYLENKGATVIMTRTDDSTKELSDRAATVAAVKPDFSLSIHCNSMPVTADYNNAKGFLTFYSFNSSGAAEFINTYITNKVGIQKSSARYSNLAMTRMTGYPAVLFETSFMSNPSDYEWMIKPETQRQFGIAAGEAVENFIKQQAKQNINTSV